Within Anopheles nili chromosome 3, idAnoNiliSN_F5_01, whole genome shotgun sequence, the genomic segment TACTATGTAAACTGGCGCAGCAAGACGAATTTTCATCGGAGATCCGGCTACTTGAAAGGGGAGAAGTCgtgggaaaacattcacctcTACGACGATTGAATCCATTTCTCGACGAAAACGGTATAGTGCGAGTAGGAGGGCGTTTGAAACTTGCGCAGCTTCcctatcaatttaaacatcccATCGTGCTCCCCAAGAACCATAAGCTAGCTCATCTCATCGCGCTGCACTTTCATGAAAAGCTTATGCATGGCGGAGGAAGACTACTACTTTCCCAGATTCGAGAAGAATATTGGCCACTCGATGGGCGACGTTTGGTAAAGAGAATCGTGAGGAATTGCTTTCGTTGCATACGGCAGGACCCGCCAgtgatgcaacaacaaactggtcAACTCCCGTATGAACGGATCACTCCGAGCCGACCGTTTTCGATATGTGGAGTAGATTACGCCGGCCCATTTTATCTTAAACCAACTCACAAGAGAGCTGCTGCCGCTAAATGTTActtgtgtgtgttcgtatgttttgcaaccaaggcagttcatctggagcttgttggcgatctcaccactGCCGGATTCTTAGCCGCATTACATCGTTTCTCATCCCGTCGCGGATTACCATCGGATATACATTCCGATAACGGAAAAAACTTTGAAGGTGCTGCAAACGAACTTAATGAactgtttgaaatgtttcagaacgagcaacaacaaaacaaaattgcatctcACTGTGCCGACATGGGAATAACTtggcattttacaccacctAAGGCGCCACACTTCGGTGGATTATGGGAAGCAGCGGTAAAGACTGCCAAAAGACACCTCTACAGGCAGCTAGGCAGTACTAGGCTTTCTTACGAAGGATACAGCACCATTCTGCAGCAGATAGAAGCAGCAATGAACTCGCGTCCTTTATTGCCGCTAACGGATGACCCCAATGATTTGGCGGCGCTTACACCTGCTCACTTCTTAATCGGCACATCAATGCATGCTGTTCCCATACCCGACTACACTCGTTTGAAGGCATACACTTTGGACGAATTACAAAACTGGCAATTGCTTGTTCAACGCTTCTGGAAGCATTGGACAACCGAGTAtctgcaggaaatgcagaagGAAAACCGGATAGTGAATCGTAGTGAGATAATACCTGGCCGAATGGTCATTCTTGTGGACGATTCACTTCCTAGTACCAAATGGCCACTTGCGCGCATCGTCGATATACACCCTGGACAGGATCATCTTACGCGTCCAATTACCAAAATATGTTTACTCCCCGTTACGAAGCCATCAGCTTAGTAGTACGTGCATCCTGTTTTGGCTTTATTATGACGTTTTGTCATGGGGGGGagtatgttcgcccaagatattcaaccttaacgaacaattggtttcgttaaggagttatttgtttgacagtccagcgagtgatgatttgagtgaatagtgagttgccactcccgtgagtggcactcaaaaattgtataaaaactaagaaaattaaaggaatggcctctttgctatctttgcctttcgacaccacaagcagcgaaattgttaattaagtgatccgaaacttacgcgaacgttcatggtgccgtgaccaggatcGTGTGAGTATCTGGTTATAAAATCGCGagtttcgatcgatattgTGTTACCGCTTGTAGTTGAATTATCGTTAAGCATACAGCTGTTTTTGCCGCATCACGCAAAACACTGTCAAACGCATACATTCACAAGCATATAGTGCATTCACATAGTGCTAAGCATTCACATAGTGCCAATGAAGCCCACGGTGTTAGCATCCCGGCGGACAATTTTGCTAGTGTCCATTTcgcgatatgaaaaatttctagAGGATTTCGTTGCTGAACGGGACCAAATAGAGGTAGAAACCCGACTTAGGAAGTTTGAACGATTATGCCAAGATCTTGAAGATATCCAGCAAGGGTTGGAAGATTCCGCTTCCACTGCCGAAGAAATATCGCAAAATGCGGCTTTGAGGGAGAATTTCGAAAGTAGAACAATACAGGTGCAATCGAAATTGCAGGCGCATTTACGGTTAGTGCAAACATCTTATGCCCAAACGACCACCGGATCGAATCCGCTCAAGGGTATTAAGCTTCCCACCATTGCACTGCCTGAATTCAGTGGAgattatatgcaatggttgacattcCGCGATACGTTTGAGTGCCTCATACATGCAAACGGAGACTTACCGGCGATACAAAAATTCCACTATTTGCGCGCCGCTGTGAAAAGAGAGGCGGCTCAAGTGATAGAGTCAATCACCATAAGCGCGGCTAATTATGATTTAGCGTGGAACACATTAACTGAGCGATACTCCAATGAATATCTGCTTAAAAAAcgccatttacaagccatgtttgccattcctgctgcacagaaggaaagcgtagcatcactgcaccatcttgtagatgaatttgagcgacacaaaaagatattgcagcatttAGGAGAAGAAACGGGCACTTGGTGTAGCATTCTCGAACATCTACTTTGTACTAAGCtgcccataattacattacgcGATTGGGAGGAACACGCATCGAGTGATACTAACCCGAAGtacgacggtttaatttcgttcctaCATCGTCGTATGCGTGTATTGGAGACTTTACTAGTAAACAACCGTCAGACGTCGCAGGACAATGACTCGAGGAACTCACGGCGAATAAAATTTCCTCGCCATGCcagttttgctgctacatcgcatgatgcgcaaaaatgtaaGTTATGTAATTCTGCGCACCATCTTGTTAAATGCCCGCGTTTCGAACGGATGGAACCGAAGGAGCGTCATCGATTTGCCATGACCGCgcatttgtgtttgaattgtCTGCGGAAAGATCACATGGCTCGTGATTGCCCATCACAGTACAAATGTCGTTACTGTAATGCTACACACCACACTAAATTGCACTTCACACACACTAATACAAGTTACACCTCACCACCACACCAGACACCCTATGCCACTAGCGATCCCAcggccataaacaacacacaacgcacGTTTGCGGCAGCACTACAGCAAGCATCCAAGCAGGTCTTGCTCCAAACTGCGTTAATACATATAATTGATGAGTTCGGAATCGCTCATCCTGCGCGAGCTCTCTTGGACAGCGCATCTCAGCCTAATCTAATTAGCGATCGGCTCGCTCACCGACTGCGgctgaagaaacgaaaagtgaACGTTACTATCGTTGGAGCAGGCCAATCTGCAAAAACCGTACGGGAATCTGTGCATGCCCAAATTGTCTCCCgatgcagttcgtttgcagtgaACACCGATTTGTTGATGGTTGACAATTTGATGATGAATCTCCCAACGCGCGATATAAACACCAATGATTGGAATATACCATCTAGTTTGCCTTTAGCGGATCCCTTGTTTTATAAAGCTGCTCCCATAGACATCATTCTGGGCGCACGCCATTACCACACATTTTTTGAGAATACAACGCAGGTCCGTCCAGCACCTCATCTACCCGTCATGATGAACAGTGTGTTTGGCTGGGTAATGACCGGCACAACTGCCGTTGAGCACTCTGTATCTCAACCAGATTCTACCACATCGTATACAACCGTCTGTATGACCTCCTTGGAGGAGTCGTTACAACGATTTTGGAATTTAGAGGAACTTACCGTAAATGATACATACTCACCGGATGAACGATATTGCGAAACCTTTTACAAGGCCACCACGGAACGTGACGACACCGGTAGATATATTGTTCGCCTCCCAAAACAGCCAGACTTCGGCGAAAAGCTCGGTATGTCTAGATCTCAAGCTATTCGTCGCTTTGAGCTGCTTGAGCGTAGATTGGAACGCGATTCAGCACTTCGAGAGGCGTACCAAGCATTCATGAAGGAGTATTTGGAACTGGGGCACATGTCTCCTATAAGCACTGAATGTGACGATACAGCTGCTTATTATCTACCTCATCATACAGTTTTTAAGGCATCAAGTTCCACAACGAAGGTTAGAGTTGTATTTGATGGTTCGGCTAAAACGTCCACTGGTTTCtcgttgaatgaaacattacgagTTGGACCTATAGTTCAAGATGAACTCATCGACATCATTTTGCGTTTTCGAACTTATAAGATCGCTGTCGTAGCTGATATCGCAAAAATGTATAGACAAATTGTATTGCAtccagacgatcgacgattagttcgcatcttcttccgtttctcacCACAATCGTCGATTAGATTGTACGAGCTGAATACGGTAACATATGGTTTGGCTCCATCCTCGTTCTTGGCCACCcgcacattattgcagcttgcAGACGATGAAGGTGTAGATTATCCACTCGCTACACCCGCTCTAAAAAATAACTTCTATGTTGACGATTTCATCGGTAGTGCGAACAGCGTAGAGGAAGCCCGTATGCTTcgccaacaattaaccgagttgCTCTCCAAAGGAGGATTCGAACTTCGAAAGTGGACATCTAACTGTTTGGACGTGCTTACCGGCCTACCAGCGGAACATATCGGTACACAATCTTCCCTGCAGTTTGTTCCGAACGAAACAGTGAAGGCACTTGGCATCGCTTGGAAGCCCGAAATGGATACTCTGTGTTTCGAGTCGACGccgacaattaataacacccaccTCACCATGCGGTACATATTGTCAAACATTGCTCGAATGTTTGACCCCCTTGGATTGATCGCTCCAGTAATCATACGCGCGAAATTGCTGATGCAGGAGTTGTGGCTTCAGAAAATTGGATGGGATGATCCGGTACCAGCGCAAATctgtagcaaatggaaatcggttacTGACGACTGGCAAGATCTGGCTGACTTCCAAAGCGATAGGTATGTGCTCTTATCTAACTCCAAAGTACAATTGCATACGTTTGCAGACGCATCGGAGAATGCATATGGTGCCTGCATTTACGCGCGTTGCgaagaccagcaggggcaagTACGAGTCACTCTGCTCGCGTCGAAATCCCGGGTAGCCCCACTGAAACGTATCACATTGCCGAGATTagaactttgcgctgctgtATTAGGagcacatctccatcatcgtgttagacgagccatgaggatcgacgaaaccgaatcgtTTTTCTGGTCAGATTCTACGGTGACTTTGAACTGGATTGCGTCTCCCCCGAACACCTGGAAAACATTCGTGGCGAATCGCGTTGCAGAGATCCAGAATTATTCACATCCCCGTCAGTGGAGACACGTCCCCGGCTCATCAAATCCTGCCGACCTGGTGTCTCGAGGGATATCAgcagctgaaatgctaaaGAGTTCTATGTGGAGTTGCGGTCCTGATTGGTTAGCATCAGCTCCGTCCCAATGGCCTGCATCGAATCCAACACTGGCTGCGGAAACTGATATGGAAACTCGTCAGATAAGCGCTGTGATCACTAATGTACAGATCACTCACTCTTGGTTCGAATTAACATCGTCATACACCAAGCTTTTACACATAGTTGCATATTGCACCCGTTTTATACACAACACAAGACACAAAACACGTACACAACAGTCAACACAATTTGCCCCCGCTACATTGTCGATTACTCCCATGTTtatggaagctgctaaaatCGTACTATGTAAACTGGCGCAGCAAGACGAATTTTCATCGGAGATCCGGCTACTTGAAAGGGGAGAAGTCgtgggaaaacattcacctcTACGACGATTGAATCCATTTCTCGACGAAAACGGTATAGTGCGAGTAGGAGGGCGTTTGAAACTTGCGCAGCTTCcctatcaatttaaacatcccATCGTGCTCCCCAAGAACCATAAGCTAGCTCATCTCATCGCGCTGCACTTTCATGAAAAGCTTATGCATGGCGGAGGAAGACTACTACTTTCCCAGATTCGAGAAGAATATTGGCCACTCGATGGGCGACGTTTGGTAAAGAGAATCGTGAGGAATTGCTTTCGTTGCATACGGCAGGACCCGCCAgtgatgcaacaacaaactggtcAACTCCCGTATGAACGGATCACTCCGAGCCGACCGTTTTCGATATGTGGAGTAGATTACGCCGGCCCATTTTATCTTAAACCAACTCACAAGAGAGCTGCTGCCGCTAAATGTTActtgtgtgtgttcgtatgttttgcaaccaaggcagttcatctggagcttgttggcgatctcaccactGCCGGATTCTTAGCCGCATTACATCGTTTCTCATCCCGTCGCGGATTACCATCGGATATACATTCCGATAACGGAAAAAACTTTGAAGGTGCTGCAAACGAACTTAATGAACTGTTTGAAATGTTCcagaacgagcaacaacaaaacaaaattacatcTCACTGCGCCGACATGGGAATAACTtggcattttacaccacctAAGGCGCCACACTTCGGTGGATTATGGGAAGCAGCGGTAAAGACTGCCAAAAGACACCTCTACAGGCAGCTAGGCAGTACTAGGCTTTCTTACGAAGGATACAGCACCATTCTGCAGCAGATAGAAGCAGCAATGAACTCGCGTCCTTTATTGCCGCTAACGGATGACCCCAATGATTTGGCGACGCTTACACCTGCTCACTTCTTAATCGGCACATCAATGCATGCTGTTCCCATACCCGACTACACTCGTTTGAAGGCATACACTTTGGACGAATTACAAAACTGGCAATTGCTTGTTCAACGCTTCTGGAAGCATTGGACAACCGAGTAtctgcaggaaatgcagaagGAAAACCGGATAGTGAATCGTAGTGAGATAATACCTGGCCGAATGGTCATTCTTGTGGACGATTCACTTCCTAGTACCAAATGGCCACTTGCGCGCATCGTCGATATACACCCTGGACAGGATCATCTTACGCGTGTGGTAACACTAAAAACGACAAAAGGAATAGTAACGCGTCCAATTACCAAAATATGTTTACTCCCCGTTACGAAGCCATCAGCTTAGTAGTACGTGCATCCTGTTTTGGCTATATTATGACGTTTTGTCATGGGGGGGagtatgttcgcccaagatgtttcaaccttaacgaacaattggtttcgtcaaggagttgtttgtttgacagtccagcgagtgataaTTTaagtgaatagtgagttgccactcccgtgagtggcacacaaaaattgtataaaaataagaaaattaaaggaatggcctctttgctatctttgcctttcgacaccacaagcagcgaaattgttaattaagtgatccgaaacttacgcgaacgttcaatatatatatatatatatatatatatatatatatatatatatatatatatatatatatatatatatatatatatatatatatatatatatatatatatatatatatatatatatatatatatatatatatatatatatatatatatatatatatatatatatatatatatatatatatatatatatatatatatatatatatatatatatatatatatatatatatatatatatatatatatacatttaaataaatatatatacacatagatagatatagatataaatatatatatatatatatatatatatatatatatatatatatatatatatatatatatatatatatatatatatatatttatatttatatatatatatatatatatatatatatatatatatatatatatatatatatatatatacacatttgcttatttatttatttatttatatgtgcctatggtcgcgcttcaatgtggtttctagtgaaccgatttgcaccaaacttggtacctTTGAAAGAATACTATCTGGCGCGCTCATGATAAATCGTTGGCCTACGAGACATTCATATTCAACACCGATGGATATTTTCAAGCTAAAGATTATGTTAAGCTCAACACTTTTTGCCGAATGAGGATTGACTTTCTTGcggttgcgaattttttcatacgatgCCGCCCAAAATTACGCGTGTTCTAGCCGCACGCTCACATCCCACGGTAACAGAAAATTcgacccaaacaaaaacccactttgCACATGTTCTGGCAGGCCTGTACTGTATGTGTAGATGGAGCTCGATCCTAGGCACACCAGTGACCAGAAAGGAAATCTTGGAAGCAGTCCCACCGGACTGGTGGTATGCAGCATACCCGGAAGATACTCGGTAGTAGAAGGTAGCCGGGTTGGCCCGTGTGGCTGTTCAATTTCGGTAGACGAAGATGCACCAGCGATACCGGGTGTTTCCCCTCAGATTGCCTCCTTTCTCTACGTGTTTGTCGGTCATCCATTTGAGCGTCATTATTTGCAAGCTCATCTTCATCTCCTACAGATACCAGTCTCATGTTCTAAGCGGTTCGACCAGTACTATCGAAACACAtgaggttggaaaagtttttgttgataaattcCGCAGCACGAAAGTCGCTAATTGAAGGCTCGAATATGGGAAACTGTACACGTTCAAGACGGTTGCAGTTGCTACAGCTTTtagctataatttgaaaaaaactcGTAATTCGCCTGTCGTATTATGTAGGATCAACTGTTTATGCTTCCCTAGCACGCATGGGTTACCGCGCAAACTAAGAAATTCACACTGctgtttaccattttgccaaatcgcgTCTCAGTACTCTTTCAGCAAGAAGCAAGTTTAGCGCAtcctggtattttgtttcgtggaatgAGGTACCATAGTGTGGTAGTCGCACATCCTTGTACTTGATAATGGCCAACTCCAGCCCATGCTCGCATATTTCACCGAAGAAATGTTCGTCGATGTCGACAATATCATGGAAATTCTGCAAATAAGCggcctgaaacaaaacgtgcaagtgtgtttgagttagcATATTTGTCGCAGTGTCATTTTTAGAACATACTTACATAATCTGTGTCGTAGGCATCGTAGTACGGATCGTTTGGGTGATCGATAAACAGttcattcatcaatttaaacatctcaAACCAAGCGCCTGTGGTAGGGAGCTgttaaatgttacaaaagttATGTCGGTAAGACGGATATGAATATaatgcgcaaaaatgtttgaaataataagcacattagcattagcaatCAACTTACAGCATAATGTGTCCTGATTCTTTGTCTTGATTGGTTATCGCTTTCGTCAAATCCACATTccaaaccatcgtcgacgtgatcctgtatcaatcccaaaatgcttcttgcgttgggttcttgaaaggaaatttgtatttcaagggaaaaccaaacaatcatacGGTTTCGACTGCTCCAGGATGACCTGCTCATCTTTTTCAGGTAACATATTCCCATGTTGTTCCGCTGTTGTTTGAATTCGTTGTAGAAACAAACTGCCTGTGTTTTGGTACCGAAAACAGGGACATTGCACTATTGTTCGCAatgatgaattgatttcgtagtgttttgttggtaaaatcttccactttcgtttcaagttCTTCAATATCTTCCGCGgcatgctgcttgctgtcaCTGTTGAGAAGATTGAACATAAAGAGCAACCCTGGGCTGCAAAGAAGACACTTTTTACCCATGAATGAACCaatctttgctgctttcagcattctggaaagaaacttcaggacatatttttcacgaataattttcaacgatttgaatATGGAAAGATATGACATGCCGAACGACATTAAGGATTCTACGAGATGGAACActtgcagcgcaaacaaaaacaccctagcaaaaagggtgcgGATTGTACTATTGAATTCTATGAAGTTCAACGGGGATTCAACGGGGTTTTTCCACTATTATCCGTTTGGTGAGCTCTAACAAATCAATGCTATCAAAtgtggcatcgaaataaagaaacaccgggtttccttctgtacgaaagtaaaatttcacttttcccttgaaaaaaaataaacaaacattagcaaaaatattgctttcccgAGTTGTGGTGCCATACGACAGTACATCTATTTCAGGTTCTTCTGCGAGCTATGGATGAACGTTTAACAGATCAAAATCcaccaatttattacaatgagcctctttcgattttcccaacactccaactattatcattgttttatcgatttggaaCAACTTCTTCCTGTGTGCAGTAAAGTTAAATAGATAAATGACGCGTCGTACGCAGAAAATGTAGCACTCGCCTTACgtccacgttggaaaatgtaaaactttcgaatggtttcattttgtaaaataatcctcgtatgcttctttgttgttgaggttttatcACACTACGATACTGGATTCCCCAGCTTCATGGGGATTCCTGTATGGCACcgtaaatagcaataatattcagttgcgagtcaatatttgtttatcatccTTGACCGTCaaagtgtcaaaaaatattttcatattatacAATGCTCGTCATAGCATGCCATGCTCATCTATCTCTAAAGTAAATaaggaagagagaacgaagagtaggcaccattcattttgtgtctgttgcgaacgatatacgttgcaatattttaaaatgtattcagatgtacggagattttcaaggctccaaaaactccttgattatagtgacaaagacttcgtggaaattatcccacagaaggatgtattttcacaaatagtcgaaaacctctacctctgcggtggaggtgccaatgttgacgtgttgcaaaaaaagggaataacaTTGATAATCAATGTTACAACCGAAGCCGAGTTAGACGATACTGAACTCcctgcggaaaacacacggtatCTAAGGATCCCGGAACTAAATAGGCATGAGACAAATCTGGAACCCTACTTCCATAAAGTAGCCGACATGATCCATCAGGAACGCaaggccggtggcgctgctctagttcattgcgtagcaggaatgagccgttcagtgacattgtgcctggcgtacctgatgaagtacggccagctaagcctaagggacgcgtacgatcgcgtcaagaccgtgcgggctcaggttgaacccaacgagtcttttatgttacagttgctcgggttccaacataaattgttcggcgatcgatccacaTTCATGGATCTGCCGAACTATTGCGGTTTGGACTATATTTTGATGGAGATCCGGAATTCCCGGAAAAACATCGCGCGTCGCTAGATCGgcattcttaattaaatgctagatctggggatggggttgggtgggtggtgggaatgtggggatggggttgggtgggtggtgggaatgtggGGATGTGGTTGGGTGGTCGGTGGGAATGtagggatggggttgggtgggtgtcgggttgggtggatggggttgctgggtggtggggggggggggctggtgcaaaataacgAGTAGAAATTTCTGATACTAGGGTgcagaggaagggggggggagggaggttgttgggcgttggggggagggggttgttggaTGCAATGAGGGACGTATACATGGGGTGACGTTTTTAcccgttattttgcaccagctccccttccacccaacaacccccaccaacccaacaaccaccattcacccaacaacccctccccaccaacacaaaaaaataatatacaatataatatatcttataaataaaaatgaatgtttgtatatatatatatatatatacatatatatatatatatatatatatatata encodes:
- the LOC128724257 gene encoding dual specificity protein phosphatase 14-like; this encodes IVENLYLCGGGANVDVLQKKGITLIINVTTEAELDDTELPAENTRYLRIPELNRHETNLEPYFHKVADMIHQERKAGGAALVHCVAGMSRSVTLCLAYLMKYGQLSLRDAYDRVKTVRAQVEPNESFMLQLLGFQHKLFGDRSTFMDLPNYCGLDYILMEIRNSRKNIARR